A region of the Nocardia nova SH22a genome:
CGTGCTCACGGTGAGGGCCGGGCCGAAATGAGGAGGATCTACCGTTTCAGCTCGGCTTTTCGGGTCTCGCCGGGCCTGCCGGCCGGTTACTCGCGAGGGACGCCGAGACCGGCGGTCACACAGCGAACTTCCGGCAGCTGAAGCGGGCCCGGCGAGGCGAGCGGTGGGACGGCCGGGGCTAGCCGAGAAGCGCGTCGACGAAGGCGCCCGGTTCGAAGGGGGCCAGATCGTCGGCGCCCTCGCCGAGGCCGACCAGTTTCACCGGCACACCGAGTTCGTGCTGCACCTGGAAGACGATGCCGCCCTTGGCCGTGCCGTCGAGTTTGGTAAGGACCACGCCGGTGATATCGACGACCTCGGCGAAGACGCGGGCCTGGGTGAGCCCGTTCTGGCCGACGGTGGCGTCGAGGACGAGCAGAACCTCGTCCACCTCGGCCTTCTTCTCCACCACGCGCTTGACCTTGCCGAGCTCGTCCATCAGTCCGGTCTTGGTGTGCAGGCGGCCCGCGGTGTCGACCAGGACGGCGTCCACCCCCTCGGAGATCCCGGCGGTCACAGCGTCGAAGGCGACCGAGGCCGGGTCGGCGCCCTCCTTGCCGCGCACGGTGTCGGCGCCGACGCGCTCACCCCAGGTCTGCAGCTGATCGGCCGCCGCCGCGCGGAAGGTGTCGGCGGCGCCGAGCAGCACCCGGCGGCCGTCGGCGACCAGCACCCGGGCCAGTTTGCCGGTGGTGGTGGTCTTACCGGTGCCGTTCACGCCGACGACCAGCAGGATCGAGGGATGATCGGCATGCGGCAGTGCGCGGATGGAGCGATCGAGTTCGGGGCGCAACGCCTCGACCAGCACATCGCGCAGGACCTGGCGAGCCTGTTCGGAGGTGCGCACACTGCGCGCGGCCAATTCCTCCCGCAGCCGTTCCACGACGGTCGTGGTGACCGAGGTGCCGAGATCGGCCATGACCAGGGTGTCCTCGATCTCCTCCCAGGAGTCCTCGTCCAAGTCGCCGCCGCCGAGCAGGCCGAGCAGACTCTTGCCGACCGCGTTCTGCGAACGGGACAGGCGACCGCGCAGTTTGGTCAGGCGGCCGGCGGTGGGTTCGATCTCGGCGATCGCGGGTTCGGCCACCGGCGCCGCATCGGCCGGTGCGGTCGCTGGCCCGCCGTCGGTCGTGACGGGCTGCTGCGGAGCCGGGGCGATGGTGTCGTCCGGCGCGGCTTTCGGGGGTGTGGTCTCGGCGGGCGCGGTATCCGGGAGGGCGGTTTCGGCGGGCGCGGTATCAGTAGGCGCTGCCTCTGTCGGCGCTGTCTCGGCGGGGGCGGTTTCGGTGAGCGCGGTTTCGGTCGGGGTGGTGTCGGCGGGCGCGCTGTCGACCGGCGTCTCGATTTCGGTAGCGGGCTCCGCCGGTGCGGCGGCGCCGTCGGTCTCGGGCTCGGCGACCGGCGCGGTGGCGGTCGCACCGCCGGACTGCTGGTCGGTGAGGGTTTCCGGTTCCGGCAACCGCACGTCGGTGATCGTGCGGCGGGCCGAATCGCGCGGGACGGCCGCGTCGTCACCGATATGCGGCTGCCCCTCGTCGTCGGTGCGCTCGATCGGCACGGGTTCGGGGCGCGGCGGGGTGAGCGTGCCCGAACCCGCCCCGCCCTGACTGAAGCTGAAACCACCGGACGCGGTGTAGCCACCCGACCGGTCGGTCAATTCCTTGTCCTGCTCCGCGGCCGGCGCGATACTGACGCGGCGGCGCTTGTACAGGACGAAGCCGGCGACGAACGCCACCAGCAGAACGGCGACGATCGCGGCGATCAGAATCCAGGCTTGCGCAGTCACGGCCCCCATCCTGTCAGAACCCCGGGACCGCCCCGCGCCGCGGCGTGGTCACACGCCGCAGCGACGTGAAACATGTGCGTGTCACTATTTCCGTCCCGGAATCCGAGAAATCTTCCGAAGCCCCGACACGCCGACGACATCGGACGATATGCCCGTTCGGCCGCAGTTCGCCCGTCTCGGCCGCGGGCCAACCGCCCAAGGCGCGGCGAATCCAACACAGAGACAATAGGATCGGCGATGTGACCGATCGAAATGTGCTTGGAGGACCGTTGGAGGAGTGTGGCACCGATCCTCTCACCGGCTTCTACCGGGACGGGTGCTGCAGCACCGGCCCCGAGGACCTGGGCAGCCACACCGTCTGCACCGTCGTGACCCAGGACTTCCTGGAGCATCAGAAATCGATCGGCAACGATCTGCTCACACCGCGACCGGAGAACAACTTCCCCGGGCTCCAACCGGGCGACCGCTGGTGTGTGGTGGCGGTGCGCTGGCTGCACGCACACGAGGACGGCGTGGCGGCCCCGGTCGTCCTGGCGGCCACCCACGAGAACGCGCTCGAGGTCGTCCCCATGGAAACACTGCGCAAATACGCCGTCGACGTCCCCGACGACGTCAGCGATCTGCTCTGAATCATTTCCCACTCGGGTCCGCACCGATGTCGAACCGGATCGGGCCCGGCGATGGACGTCTCGCACGAAACGCCCCGTCGGCCCCACGCGAGATGTCGTCGCACCCCGCCCCGAGCACACGGAATCCACACCCGTGCCTCGTTCCGCGACCCGACGCGCCGCCGGTCAGGTTCGTGCGAGGATCCGCACCGCGGCGTTGCGCACCCCGATGGCGGGCCGGGATCCGGGAACCATCAGCGACGAGGCCAGCCGCACACCTCGATGCCTGCCCCCGATGTGCTCCCGGTGCCGGGATTCATACCGTTGCAACGCGCCGTCCGGATCGTCCGGTGCGGCGGCGAGTTCCTCGGCCAGGGTGTAGGCGCCCGCGATCGCCAGACTGGAGCCGTCACCGAACAGCGACAGACAGGACGCGGCATCCCCGACCACGGCCACCCGCCCACGGGACCACCGTGGTAGCGATACCCGGCTGACCGCGTCGAAGTACAGGTCGCCACCCTCGCGCAGGTGATCGAGGACGGCATCGAACGGCCCTGTCCTGCCGGTGAATTCGGCGAGCAGCAGACGACGGCACGCCTCGGTGTCGCGATAGTCCAGATCCGCGATGGCCGAATGCCGGAACATGAACGCCGCGATCGGACGCCCACCGGCCGGATGCACCGAGATCGACCGCCCCGGCGAGTTGTACATCACCACCTCGTCCGCACCTCCCCAGGCCCGCGGCACCGGCATGGTGGCGATGTAGATCCCCATGTGCCGCACGAGCTCCCGCTCCGCGCCGAAGGTCAGCCCGCGCACCGCCGAATGCACGCCGTCGGCGCCGACGACGTAGTCGTAGCTCCCCCGCCCGCCCGACTCGAATTCGACCGCCACCTGCCCGCCCGCTGGCCGGATCGCGGAAATCCCGTCTCCCCAACGCATCTCGGCTCGATCCCCGGAGGCGCCCGCGAGGATGCCCGCCAGGTCGGCCCGCGCGATTTCGACCGCACCGGCCGCGGAATCGCCCACCCGCATCGCCGCCACGGCCCGTCCACGCGCGTCCACGAAGGACAGACGATCGACAGCCGTTGCCGCCGCGCGCAACTCGGGAAGTATCCCCATCTCGGTCACCACCTCGAGCGCCCGATCGCGCACATCCACCGGATTCCCGCTGGACCGTTGCCCCCGCGCCCGCTCGACCACGGTCACCTCGAAACCGTTCCGGGTGAGCCAGTAGGCGAGCGTGGATCCCGCGATCCCCGCGCCCGAGATCAGCACTGTCGTCATATCCAACACCTCTCCTAAGTGGACGAAATTCGTCCGCTTAGTGTCGATGCTAGATTAAGCGGACGAGTTTCGTCCACTTACAATCGGAATCCGCACCGGAGGAAGACCGCCGATGACCCCGGAACCTGCCGGAGCTCTCCGCGCCGACGCGCGCGGCAACCGCGATCAGATCCTGCTCACCGCCCTGGAGGTCTTCGCCGAACGAGGCACCGACGTGCCGATGAAATACCTCGCCGACCGCGCCGGAGTGGGTGTCGGCACGCTCTATCGGCACTTCCCCGACCGCGACGCACTCCTGATCGCCACCGCCCGTGCCCACCTGAACCGCCTGGCGGACATGGCCGAGACCGCTGTCGCCGAGGAGCCGACCGCCTGGGCGGCACTGTGCCGATTCCTGCGGGAATGCCTGATCCTGCGCCTGGGCGCACTCGCGGACGCGATCGAGCCCGCCGTGCACGCCATGATCCGCAGCCAACCGCGGGTGGGCGAGGTCCGCACCCGCGTCACCGGCGCGCTCGCCGATATGGTCGGCCGTGCCCAGCGAGACGGGGAGCTGCGCGGCGACATCGACGCGGATGTCCTCGGCCTGCTGCTGACCACCCGGTTGCACACCCAGCCCGGCGAGTCGATCACCGCGGCCGTGGACCGGGTGCTGCCGATCCTGATCGACGGACTGCGCCCCCGAGGACCGTCGGCGCCCTGAGATGGTGGTCCGAGCACGGAGAGAACGACCACCGGCCGTCCGGTTCACGTACCGGACGAGGCGCACTCACACACGACGAGCCCGGTCGACGGTTCGGGAAGCGGCCGTTGCTCTTTCGGCGACGACCGGCTCGGCCCCCACCGCCCGGCGGCGCCGATGCGCCTTCTGACGGCAGGCGGGTGAGCAGTACCGCGCCGGGCGCCCGGTACTGGACCGGGGCAATTCCGCGGCACAGATCGGGCACCGCCCCGGGCCGGCACTTTCGTCACCCGCACCACTTCCGTTACGGCCGCCCGGGGAATTCTCCGGTTTCGTAACGGCGGATTCGGCGCGCATCGCGTCGAGCAGCATGGTGGCCGGGCGGGCCAGTTCCCGATGCGCGTTCGAAACCCGCTGGATCGCAACGCAACCGCTGAATATCGCCAGCACATCGGCCACGGTCAGATCGGCCCGCACACCCCCGGCCCGCTGCGCCGAGTCCAGCAGATGGGACAGGGCCAGGTGGAATCGGTCGCCCGCATCCTGCAGCAGCGTCCGCGGCCAGCCGTCGTCGGCGTCGAGCACATCGCACATGGCCTTGTTGCCCGGTGTCCGAGTGACCACTTCGGTACAGAAATCCAGGAAGGCCGCGGTGGGATCGGGGACATCGCGCAGGGAGAGGGCGCGGGCGGTGAGCCGGTCCATCCGCTGCTGGATCACGGCCTCGAGCAGGTCCAGTTTGGTCGGGAAGTGCCGATGGACGGTCCCCGCGCCGACCCCGGCGCGGCGCGCGATCTCCGACAGCGACACCGACATTCCGTACTCGGCGAACGCCTGCTGGGCGGCGGCCAGGACACGTGCCCGGTTGCGCCGGGCGTCGATTCGAACGGCCGATGCCGTGGGTGCCGGTGCGTTCATGGCGTTACGAAACCCCTTCACCGGCCGCTGGCAGGCGGGCCGGTCGCGTTCCTATCGTGCAGATACGGGTTGACCAACCCGATTCTATCGAAAGGCACACGCGACCATGTCAGACAACAGCGACCTCGTACTCGTCACCGGCGCGACCGGCACGCAGGGCGGCGCCACCGCTCGCGCACTGCTCTCGCGCAAGATCCCGGTCCGCGCCCTGGTCCGCGACCCCGCCGCCGCGGCTGCGCGGGAACTGGCCGAACTCGGCGCGGAACTGGCCGTCGGCGACTTCGACGAACCGGCCACCCTCGCGGCGGCAGTCGCCGGAACGCACGGCGTCTTCCTCGTCCCACCGGCCGCCTTCGGCCCCGACGGCTGGGATGTCGATCTCGAGGCGACCCGGGGACTCGCCCTGATCGATGCCGCCCGGCACGCCGGAACCGACCACATCGTGTTCACCGGAGTCGCCTCCTTCGACAACGAAATCTCTTGGGGCAGCGCCGGAAAGCGGCAGATCGAACAGGCGCTCGCGGACAGCGGCCTGCGATATACCGTGCTGCGCCCGGTCCGGTTCATGGAGAACTACCTGGCGCAGGGATTGCCGCTCGACGGATTCGCCGACGGTGTGAACACCCACCTGTTCCCCTCGGATCGCCCGGCGCAGATGATCGCGGTCGACGATATCGCTGCCGTGGCCGCGATCGCCTTCGCCGATCCGGCGCGCTTCACCGGGCAGACCCTCGAACTCGCGGGCGATGCCGTGGCCCCTGCCGACGCCATGGCGCTGATCTCCCGTGCGACCGGATATCCGGTGCGGTACAACGAGATCACCGAGGCGCAGGCCGACGCGCTCGGTGAGCAGATCGGCAACACCTGGCGCCTGACCCATCAGGGCCACGGCTGGCACGCCGACATCGAGCAGGTACGCCGGATCCACCCCGGCCTGCAAACGCTGGAAACCTGGCTGACCACCACCGGCGCCGCGGCCCTGAAGCAACGACTGGGCGGCTGAGGCGTCAGCTCGCGCGGACGGATTCGATGATCTGTTCGGCCTGGGCGGAACCCACCGACCCCGGTGTTCCCTGATCGGTGAGGATGGTCAGGACCAGCACCTGGCTCTGGGGGCCGATGAAGCCGAAGCTGTAGATCGCATAGGCGTTGGCAACGCATCCAGGTTGTTTCGGCGTCCACGGCCCGGAGGTCTGCGCTCGCATCCCCTGGATTCCGGATTTCGTGGTGACCTGCTGCATCGGACCCAGCGACCCGCCGGTCGGGTCCGAGTAACCGCCCTGGGCTGCGATCTGTACCGCCGCGGTCGCGAGGCCGGCCGGATCCGAATTGGTCGCGGCACTGATGAAAGCCTCGGCGCGGGCTGCCGAGCCGGGACAGTAGTGATCGCCCTCGGTGGCCCGCCCGCCTCCCGCCAGCACACCCTTCGCACCGCTGTAGAAGCCGGTCTCGTACTCGCCGGAGACCTGCCAGCCGGCTGGGACGTCGTAGACGACCCCATGGGTGCCATCGACGACCGGCAGGAAACCTGGGGCGAGCGCCGTGACGCCCGTCGTGGTCGCCGGTGCGGAGGCCGAGGTACCGGTCGCGGCCTCATCCGACGACGTGTCACGGTCGAGGGCGATCGCCGCGACCACGCCACCACCGATCAGCACCACGGCGACCAGCGCGATGGCGACGAACATGCCGGTCCGATTCCGACGCGGCGGCTGGGCGTATCCGTATCCCGGAACCGGCTGCTGCCCGCCGTAATTCGGAGCGTAGCCGGGTTGGTAGCCCGGCGGCGGAAACCCGGGCTGGGCGCCGGTGTACTGCCCGGCCGCGGGCGGCCCGTAGGACGGCGGTTGATGACCACCGGGATACGCGCCACCCGGGTACGCATGGGGCTGCCGTTGTGCATCGGCGGCGGGTCCGTCCGGCGCCGAGGTTTCCAGTTCCTCCCACCAACGGTCGTTGTCGTCTGCCAATTTATTTGTCCGGTTCCTTCGTCAGCGGTACGGCCGTCAGCTCGACGCGCCCACCAGATCCTGGCCGCGCAGCCGCTGCGAGATGACCTGGGTGATGCCGTCACCACGCATACTGACGCCGTAGAGCGCGTCGGCGATCTCCATGGTCGGCTTCTGGTGGGTGATCACGATCAGCTGCGACTTCTCCCGCAACTGCTCGAACAGGCCGATGAGGCGGCGCAGGTTGGTGTCGTCGAGTGCCGCCTCGACCTCGTCCATCACATAGAACGGCGAGGGCCGCGCACGGAAGATCGACACCAGGAAGGCCACGGCCGCAAGGGATTTCTCACCACCGGACAGCAGCGACAGGCGCTTGACCTTCTTTCCGGGCGGCCGGGCCTCCACCTCGATTCCGGTGGTGAGCATGTCGCTGGGATCGGTCAGCAGCAACCGGCCCTCGCCGCCCGGGAACAGCCGTCCGAAGACCCCCACGAATTCGCGCTCCACATCCTCGTAGGCCTCGGTGAACACCTGCAGGATGCGGGCATCGACCTCGGCGACCACGTCGAGCAGATCCTGGCGGGCCTTCTTCACGTCCTCGAGCTGAGTGGACAGGAAGTTGTAGCGTTCCTCGAGCGCCGCGAACTCCTCGAGCGCCAGCGGATTGACCTTGCCGAGGGTGGTGAGGTCCTTCTCGGCGCGTTTGACGCGGCGTTCCTGGGTGGCGCGGTCGTAGGGCATCGGCTGCGGCGGGCTGACCTGGTCGCCGCGCTCGCGGGCCTGCTCGTACTCCTGCAACTCCAGCGCGGTGGGCGGCATGGGGACGTGCGGGCCGTATTCGGCGATCAGTTCGTCCAGCGCGATACCGAACTGATCGGCGATGGTCGTTTCCAATTGTTCGATGCGCAGGGCGGATTGGGCACGGGCGACCTCGTCGCGGTGGACCGCGTCGGTCAGCTGGGTGAGCTGGGTGGTCAGGGCGCGCACCCGTTCTTTGGTCTGGTCGACCTGCCCGGCGCATTCGGTGCGCCGGCGCACCAGGTCGTCGCGCCGCGCGGCGGCCTCACCGACCACGGTCTCCAGCTCGGCGGCGATCCGCTCGGCGGATTGGGCGACCACCGCCGCGAGTTCGGCGGCCCGGCGGCGCGCGGTCTGGGCGCGTTCGGCCCGGGCCCGGGTCTCGCGTTCGGCGCGGGCGGCGCGGCGCAGCGAATCCGCCTTGCCCCGTACCGATTCCGCGCGTTCCTCCGCAGTGCGCACCGACAGCCGCGCCTCGACCTCCATGGCCCGCGCCTCGGCCAGCGCGGCCGCGGCCTGTTCGCGTTCCTGTCCGGCGGCGTCGGTTCCGGCGTCGGCATCGGAGTCCAGATCCGACTGTTCGGACTCGGCGTGGCGCAATCGGCTCTCGAGCTCGGCCAGTGCGGTCAGATTCTCGTCGCGGGCCGCCTCGGCGGCGGCGCGCTGGGTCAGCAATCGCTCGTAGTCGCCACGGGCGTCGCGGGCCGTGGCACCCAGCCGCCCGAGGCGGTCGTAGATGGCGACCATGGCCTGATCGGATTCGTGCAAGGCCAGGAGTGCCTGGTCGACGGCCTGCTTGCGATCGTCCTGCTCGGCCAGCGCACCCGACAACGCCGCCTCGAATTCCTCGGCGTGACGCTGCCAGGACTCGAGTTCGGCGGTAGCGGTGTCTATGTCGGCCTGCACCTCGAGCTGGCTGGGCGCACGATCGGAACCACCGAGCACCCAGCCCGATCCGCTCAGGTCACCGTCGCGGGTCACCACCCGCAATTCCGGCCGGGCGGAAAGGACTTCGGCGGCGGCAGCCAGATCGTCGACGACGACCGTACCGGCGGTCAGTGCCGCGACCGCGCCGCGCAACCGGTCCGGATACTCGACCACATCGGCGAGACGGCGTGCGCCCGCGGGCAATTCGGCCGTGGCCGCGTCGTCGCCGGGCCGCGCCGCGCCACCGTAGACCAGCGCCGCCCGGCCACCGTCGGCCTCCTTGAGCGCCCGCACGGCGGCGTGCGCGGTGTGATCGGTGTCCGCGGCCACGGCATCCGCGATGGGGCCCAGCGCGGCGGCGACCGCGGCCTCGAATCCGCTGTGCGCCCGCACCATTCCCGACAGCGGGCCGAGCAGTCCGTCCTGCCGGTTGTCCAGTAGCCAGGCCCCGCCGTCGCGGCGGCTCAGGCCCATCGTGAGCGCCTCGATACGGGCGGTCAGCGATGCGACCTTCTTGCCCGCCTCGCGATCGCGTTCGCGCAGTTCGTTCACCCGCGCGTCGACCATCTCGAGGGCCTGCGCGGCGTGCTCGTAGGCCGCGTCCAGACCTTCCTCACCGGCGTCGAGTTCACTCAATTCCGCTTGGACCGACTCGAATTCGGCCTCGGCGGCATCGCCGCGCTCGCGGGCGCCCGCCAATCCCTCCGACAGCCGCGCGATATCGCCCTCGGCCGATTGGGCGCGATGGCGCAGATTGTCGACCTGACCGGACAGCCGGACCAGGCCCTCACGCCGGTCGGCGATGGCGCGCACCGCCGCCAGATGCGCCTGTTCGGCGGCCTTGGCGGCCTGTTCGCGATCGATCAGCATGTCCCGGGCGGCCTCGAGCGTCGCCGAGGCCACCTCGACCGCTTCGAGCAGTTCCGCCTCCTCGGCCTGCACCCGGTCGGCCTCGGCCTCGAGCTGTTCGGGATCGCGGCCGGTTCCGGTGGGCTGTTCGATGGCGAGATTGCGGGCCCGGTCACGCGCGATGCGAATGGTCGCATTGACCCGCTCCACCAGGGCGGACAGCTGGAACCAGGTCTGGGCTGCCGCCTCGGCGCCCGGGGTGAGCCGCGACAGCTGGAATTCCTGTTGTGCCAGCGCCGCATTCGAGGCGTCGAGTTCGGCCTGCACGGTGATCTGCTGTTCGCGGGCGTAGGCCTCTTTGCTCTGCTGGCTCTCCAGTTCGCGGCGGCGCGCCACCAGATCGTCGGCGGCCAGTCGCAGGCGGGCATCGCGCAGATCCGCCTGCACGGTCGCCGCCCGCCGCGCCACCTCGGCCTGGCGACCGAGCGGTTTGAGCTGGCGACGCAGTTCGGTGGTGAGGTCGGTCAGGCGGGCCAGATTGGCCTGCATGGCGTCGAGTTTGCGGACCGCCTTCTCTTTGCGCTTGCGGTGTTTGAGCACACCCGCGGCCTCCTCGATGAAGGCCCGCCGGTCCTCGGGACGCGATTCCAGGATCGCCGACAGCTGTCCCTGGCCGACGATGACGTGCATCTCCCGGCCGATACCGGAGTCCGACAGCAGTTCCTGCACATCCATGAGGCGGCAGGAATTGCCGTTGATCTCGTACTCACCGGCGCCGTCGCGGAACATTCGCCGGGTGATCGAGACCTCGGAGTAGTCGATCGGCAGCGCGCCGTCGGAGTTGTCGATGGTGAGGGTGACCTCCGCGCGGCCCAGCGGCGCGCGGCCCGAGGTGCCCGCGAAGATGACGTCCTGCATCTTCCCGCCGCGCAGCGCCTTGGCGCCCTGCTCGCCCATCACCCAGGTCAGCGCGTCGACGACATTCGATTTGCCCGAGCCGTTCGGGCCCACCACACAGGTGATGCCGGGCTCGAGCCGCAGCGTCGTAGCGGACGCGAAGGATTTGAATCCCTTCAGCGTCAGACTCTTCAGGTGCACAGTCGGTCAGGCTACCCGGTCAAACCGCGTTGCCGGTCGGATGCCGGGCCCTGACCGTCACCGTGGCACCACCTCCACGCCGCGCCGCCCGACCCAATAAGTTAACGACCATTTGCGCTCTGGTATGACTGAATGAGAAGGTGGAAGCCCATTTACCGTACAAGGAGTTCTTCGTGAATCTGGACTGGTCACCCACCGATCTGGCGTTTCGCGACGAGGTGCGGCGCTTCCTGGACGAGAATCTGACTCCGGAGATACGCCGGGCCGGTCAGCTCGCCACCAGCGTGTATCCGGATCACGAGGCCAGCATGCAGTGGCAGCACATCCTGCACGACCGCGGCTGGGCGGCGCCGGCCTGGCCGGTCGCCCACGGCGGCTGCGACTGGAGCATGACGCAGCACTACATCTTCGATCGTGAATCCACCCTCGCGGGCGCTCCCGCACTTTCGCCGATGGGTATCCGGATGGTCGCGCACGCGATCATCGCCTTCGGCACTGCGGAGCAGAAGGACTACTTCCTGCCGCGGATCCTGACCGGCGAGGTTTTCTTCTGCCAGGGGTACTCCGAGCCCGAGGCCGGATCGGATCTGGCCTCGCTGACGATGGCCGCGGTCTCCGACGGCGACGATCTGGTGTGCACCGGCTCCAAGATCTGGACCACCCACGCCACCGAGGCGAACTGGATCTTCGCGCTGGTCCGCACCTCGAAGCTGGAACGCAAGCAGCAGGGCATCACCTTCGTGCTGATCCCGATGGACACCCCCGGTATCGAGATCCGCCCGCTGGTCATGACCTCCGGTGAGCAGGTTCAGAACCAGGTGTTCTTCGATCAGGTGCGGGTGTCGAAGTCCAATGTCATCGGCCGCGTCGACGAGGGCTGGACCGTCGCCAAACATCTGCTGAACTTCGAACGCGGCGGCTCCGCCTACGGTCCGGCGTTGCAGGTGATGGCCGAGTCGCTGGCCGCGCACGCCGCCGACCAGCCCGGTTTCGCCGGTGGCAGCCTGCTCGACGAGCCGTCGTTCGCGGCGAAGCTGGCCGATGCCCGCATCCGCGCGGACGTTCTGGAGATCCTCGAGTACCGCACCATGTCGGCCATCTCGCGGGGTAAGGATCCGGGCCCGGCCGCGTCCACGATCAAGATCCTCGGCACCGAACTGAGCCAGCAGCTCACCGAACTGGCGCTCGAGGCGGCCGGTCCGCGGGGCCGCGCCTATCAGCCGCATGCCGCGATGCCGGGTGGTCCGGTCGCCGATTTCGTGCCGC
Encoded here:
- a CDS encoding acyl-CoA dehydrogenase family protein, translating into MNLDWSPTDLAFRDEVRRFLDENLTPEIRRAGQLATSVYPDHEASMQWQHILHDRGWAAPAWPVAHGGCDWSMTQHYIFDRESTLAGAPALSPMGIRMVAHAIIAFGTAEQKDYFLPRILTGEVFFCQGYSEPEAGSDLASLTMAAVSDGDDLVCTGSKIWTTHATEANWIFALVRTSKLERKQQGITFVLIPMDTPGIEIRPLVMTSGEQVQNQVFFDQVRVSKSNVIGRVDEGWTVAKHLLNFERGGSAYGPALQVMAESLAAHAADQPGFAGGSLLDEPSFAAKLADARIRADVLEILEYRTMSAISRGKDPGPAASTIKILGTELSQQLTELALEAAGPRGRAYQPHAAMPGGPVADFVPPADGYLSGEPWQAVAPLKYFNDRAGSIYAGSNEIQRNIIAKATLGL